The Desulfuromonas sp. TF nucleotide sequence AGCGGCCGACCACGGTAAGATGCGCCCGTTCCAGCACCTCAAGAATGCGCCCTTCAGATTTGCCTCCCGGCCCCCGACGCTCCACCCGCGCCATGACCTTGTCGCCGTGCATCGCCTCCCCCATAAAACGGGCCGGGATGAACACATCGCTTCCCTCCCCGGAAGGAACGGAGACAAAGCCGTAGCCGTCGCGGTGCGCAGAGATCGTTCCGACGGCTACGTTTATCTGCCGGGGCAGGGAATAACGCCCTGTACGATTGCGGACGACCGCTCCTTCATGGACGAGAGCATCCAGCATCCGGACTGCGGCCTGACGCTCTTTTCTGGAAACGGGGAACTGATCCAGTATTTCCCGGAGGGAGAGAGGGCGGCGGGCGTGTTTTTCGAGAAACTTGAGAAGGTCGACCGGGGAGACAGGCATGGCGAACAGACCCTCATGGATGATGTTCAGATCAGCGGACTTCGTGAAACCGTCAACTCCCTTGCGGTGCCGGGACCTGGCCTTTGGCCCAGAGGTGTTTGCCGAACTTCCAGTAGCCCTGCACGTTGAATAGCCGGGCGTCCTTGGCCGGATCAACGGGTGTCACATGGCCATGCAGCAGGGGCTGCAGATATTTGGCCAGAACCGCCCCGCCGCCGCCGGTGATGACCACGGTGTCCATGTCCCAATCATCCACCCACAATCGGTCGACTTCATTGGCCACGGCCGAAGCGAGCTGTCCGAAGACCTGCTCGGTGATTCCCTTGAGATCGTACTCCTTGCCTCGGATCTTGATGCTGCCGCGATCCACGGCTTCATAGAGCCTGTAGAGCTCGACATTGACCCCGCTCTTTTCCCGGAGCTTGGTGGCGATGACCGTAAAAGCCCGGGCGATGCCGGAATCGGTGGTGCGACTCCCTCTCTCCGAATAGCGCATCTTGTCGGAAACGGTATAATCGCTCGTGCGAAAACCCACATCAATGATCCCGATTTTCTCCCGCACCAGCCGTTTGTCGCCGAGGTCTCCCAGATCGTTAAGCATCATATTGAACAGTGAGCCGAAGGGTTGGGGAATCACCCGCACCTTGTTGACGTTGACGGTCTTTTCCTCGCGCTTGCCGTCGGCCCCGGTGACGGCCACCTTGTGTTCGCCCTGGAGGATCCTGGCCAGTTCGTCCTTGTGCTGGCGGTAATGACCGATGGGAAGACCGGTCACCAGATTGACGGGAATATACCCGCCGACCAACCGGGCGGCGGCACTGAGGGCCAGGCTCTTGGCGAAGGAGCTGATGAACTGGGCCTGGTCCAGGGTGAAAAAACGGACGTTGCTCTGCCTCTCCGCCAATTCTCCCACGAAGTAGGACTTACCGTCCACCTCCACCTGCAAATGCTCCTCGTCGGCGGCATCGACAAGAATCTGCTCACGAAACTGCAGCTCCGTCGCTTCTCCCAGCACCGACTTGAAAACCAGGGACTCCCTGCCGTTCGTCGCCTTCGTAAAACCGAAACCGATATCGATACCGATGATTTCCATTTAACCCTCCGCGAAGGTTCAAGGTTCAAGGTTTCAGCCTTTTACCCTTTATCTGATTTTACTCCGCCTTCTCTCCTTCGGCGATCTTGTTGATGACCAGGCCGGTGAGAAGCTTGGGATAGAAATAGGTCGACTTCTGGGGCATTTTTTCCCCGGCGTTGGCCACGTCGCGCACTTCGCTCATGCGGGTGGCATTCATCAGAAAAGCAAGCTGGAACTCTCCGTCCTGAACCAGCTCGAAAGGATCGTCGAAATTCTTGACGTATTTCAGATTGGTCTGCTGTTCCTGGGCTTCGGGGGTGATATTCAGCAGATTCTCGAGAATGAGACGGTGCAGAATTGAGACGTCGAGAGTGCGCAGAGCCTTGGGAGCCTTCTCGTCAAAAAAGCGGTCCATGATGCTCTCGTCCCGCAAAATCAGGAAGTACAAAGTCTCCCCGCCGGCGAAAAGAGACAGGACGTGCCTTCCCTCCCCCTTCTCCTGCAGAATCCGGCGAGCCTCCCGGCGGGCTTCGGGATCCCGGGGATCGATCGTCCACGTCTCCACCTCGAAAAATTCCTCCAGTGCGTTAAGAAAGGGTGGGAGGCTGAAGTCCGTCAGATTGAAAAGGAGGCGGTGAGTGGGAAAAATAAGCATTCCCTGGTCTTCCATATTGGCAAAATACATCAGGACATAATTGAACAGTTCTTTTCCCGTGTAACCCGGATGATTCTCCCGCATGTGATTGCGGTAGTTGATGGCGGTTTCATAGCGGTGGTGGCCGTCGGCAATGAAAAGCGGCTTGCTGTCGAGGAGGTCCTGCGCCTTCTGCTGGATACCAGAATCGGTTACCCGCCATAGCCGGTGCTTCACCCCGTCGTCGTCGGTGACCTCCAGGTCCGGACCGCGCTCCTTCTCCTTGCGGGTCAGCGACTCGAGGACGCAGCAGGGATCGGAATAGAGGGAGAATATGGGGCTGAAATTGGCGGAGCAGGCCTTGGTCAGGTGCAGGCGGTCTGTCTTGGGACCGGCGAGCGTCTTCTCGTGAGGCTTGACCACCCCTGAGGAGAAGTCCTCGATGCGGGTCAGAGCCATGAACCCCTTGCGCACCACCGTCTCGCCATCCTCGAGGGGATATTCCTGGTCGTAAAGATAGAGGGAGGGCTCGGAATCGCGCACCAGCACCCCTTCCTCCTGCCATTTCCGGAAATCGGCGGCGGCGCGTGTATACCTGTTGTCCGTCTCGCTGTCCCCCTCACCGGTCTTGCCCAGGATGAGCCGCACGACATTATGAGGGTCACGCCGGTAAAGCTCCTCCTGCAGCGTCGGAGAAATCACATCGTAGGGGGGCGCCATGACGCGCTCAGGGTTCCCGATTTTGGCGGGATTGTAACGCAAAGCACGAAAAGGAACGATTTTGGCCATGCTAAAACTCCCTCTTTTTACTGGAAATAGAGAGAGTTACTATGCCAAATCAATGGAGGGGTTGCAAGGGAAAAGCTAAGTAGAATGAATCTGAACACAGGGGGAAGCAAGACATGCAGCTATAAAACCAGGGGGGTGAGAATGAATCGTGATTGGAAGCCCTAATGACCCTCGTGACAAATAAGGGCACACGAAACCGCTAAATCGCCACCTACTTACACACGCAAAGAAAAAGCTGATGTTAATTCCTTTATGGTGTATCCCGACAATTACTGAGTGCCTACTGATAAATCCTTTTAAATTGAGGAGTAATCTTGGAATCCAATGAGTCCGTTTGAGTATGGCACTAGAATTGCTGAATAATTAAAGCGATGAATGCAAGATAGAATGCCCAAATAGATCATATTTTTTCACACCCACTGACCAGGAGGCATGATGAAAACCGCCAAGATGAAGATCATCCCCATTTTCCTAGTTTCCTTGATGATGGTTTTTGCTGGACAGGCTTTTTCCGAAACCATTGCTCTCTTTGGACCAAAGGTTTTCAAAAAGGAAAAGGGTGCTCCGGTCGCCTACACTGACCGCTTCATAGTTCCGCCTGGAGCGGGAAATTTCCGACTGCTTGTCAAGAATGGCGAAGGTGATTCCGGCGAAGTCAAGAATCTTTCCATCATGATCAATGGCACGGAAGTCATATCTTCATCGGATTTACGCCCCACTCCCATGGCCATGAAGCAAATCACGCTTCAGCCTGAAAACGAGATCAAGATCACCCTCAAAGGGCAGGGAGGCAATGCGGTTTTCGTGCAATTGGACGGCGATGTTCTCGTGGCCGAACCAACAGAACCAGCTCCGCCCATGCCGCCGTCACCGCAGATGCCTGACTGATACGCCTCCATTCATCTCTCTTATTTGCGTTAAAAAGGGCCGGCATTTACCGGCCCTTTTTAATTGAGGCGAGTAGGCTATTGCGACTGGCTTGCCGTAAGTGCTTCTTCTCATTGCCAACTGCTGCCCTGCCATCTCTCTATGGTGATCCTCCCGGTTGTAGTCGAGGCGATACCGGTCCTGAATTTATTGTTTCCGTTATTATCCAGAATGCAAACATACCAACCGGTGCCCCCCGCTGAACCGTTGGGATTGAACTGCAACTTGTAATTGGTACTCGCGTCTTCTGTACACCCGATCTCACCTTTCAAATCAACCACTTCCGGAACTTCGATACCGCTGAAAATGATTGTCCAGTCACCGGGATACGAGGCATAGATGCGCGTACCGTATGCCTTATTCCCTCTCCGCAACATGTAGTTGTTCGATGCCAGATCGAAAGCGACTTCATGTTCCAGGTTCTGACTGATCGCCCTTGCCCTGGCATCCCGCAGCATGGAAGCGACATTCCGGGCCGCCTCCTTGTATTGGGCGTTTCGCATCCAGTCCAGGAAAGGAGGGGTGGCCAGCGCCGCCAAAATACCGATAATCGCCATGGCGATGATGACTTCTATAAGGGTAAAGCCAACCTGCTTTTTCAATTTTCCTCCTGGGCGGCGATCTCAAGGGAAAGCGTGAACTCCTGAAAAGCGTTCATCCCCTCCTCGTCCCGGGCCGCTATTCTCACATGGTGTTCTCCGGCGGAGCCTGCTTCGATCGGCCATCGGATGTCGCCGATTGCATTGTCGATGGTCATGCCCGAAGGGGCGGATTCGAGAGAATAGGCCAGCCGGTCGCCGTCGGGGTCTGCCGCCCGCGCCTCATAGGCATAGATCCTTTCCTTGAACTGAAGAGGGGGGGTCGAGACGAAAGCCGGCGGTGAGTTGGGAATCACGAATCCTTTTCCCCGGAAGGCCTTCCCGGGTCCATCCTCGTCGTAGGGGACGACCTCGAGGGCAATCCGGTCTCCTTTGCAGAAGCTATCAGCCGATAGCAGAGGGGAGTCATTTCCGATGACCTCTTCACCGTTGATCGACCAGGCGTACCTAAAATAGACGGAATCGCCGTCTTCGTCTACAGCTTCCGGTTCGGCGACGATATCCGTGCCGCAAACGACAAATGGATTCGCAAAGGGAATCGAAATCACCTCCGGCGGGCTGTTGAGAATTGTTATGGAAGCCTGAGACTGACGGTCTTCCGATTCAACCGCCACCGCAATCGTATCTCCCTTCACGAAATTGTGCGCGGGAAGAATGGCCTGCATCTGCCCTTCTAGGAGTTCACCATTGCGCATCCACCGAATTGTCACTCCCTTCTCTTTCCCCGAGATCACCGCCTGCAGGGCATCGCCGACCCGAGGGTTAGTGGGAAACAAGGCGACTGAAAGTATTCTCGCTGGCTCCCCTTTTTCAGGGGAAACAACGACAGCTTCGGATTGCTGCCCTCTCGAGATTGCTCCCTGAATGGGGGATTCCTCCTGGCCACTGCATCCGCCGCTGAAAAGAAAAAAGGCAATCAGAAGCAGTGCGGCAGAGTTTCTATTTTTCAGGCTGTTCAGCATCAAAATCACCACGATAACCAGTAGATGGGGACAATGGTCCCTCCGGTGACAGGATCCTCGCTGCAGAGGCCGCCACCGCAACCGATCAGCAGTTTGGCATCGCCGCTCGGGGGCATGAGCACCACAAGTCCGGAAGGGATCCCCACACCCAGGGTAATTTCCCGGTCATCCCGGCGGAGCACCTTTCCGTCTTTGCTGAGGGCTCGACGGTTATTGTCGGTGTCTTCAAGATCATTGTTGGTATCGGGAGTATCGGCATTCGCGAAGTTCAACACAGCTTCGCCAGTCTTGTAATCCACCGCATACAGACGCGATACCCCCAGGTTCCCCGGCTCACAGGGGTCGACCGAAAGGCTGCTGTTGGGGGTATAGGTGGTGAAATAGGCCACCTTGTTGAACGCCAGGGGGGAGGCGAGAACCTTTTCTCCGGGGCGCCGGTTGAGACGGATGTACCAGCCAAGATTGGTTGCGTTATTCAAGCCATCGTTCCCATTGAGTATATCGTCAATTGTTTCCGCGGAGGTCGTATCGATTTGCAATTCATTTAGGGTGACGTCCTTGAAATTCGAATCGGTGTACCATTTCATGTCAGCGTAATTTCTGTCCTTGAAGGCGTAGAAACGGTTGACCGTTCCGGTATTGAGGGGGTGCTCCCGATCGCCAGTTCCGAAGAAAAGAAAAGTGTAGCCGTGCTCAAAGGTGACTGAGGGCCGGTAGAAGAACTTTGCGCCTGAGTAGTCCCAGAAGATCGGTTTCTGGGTCCAAGTGGTTTTATCGGTGTTACCCACATCAAAACGCCATATCTGTCCGCCCGTGTTGCCGACATAGAGACGATCGATTAAACCATTAAAGTCCGTGTCCAGCACCGCGATATCGGAAGCAAACGCGTAGTCGTACTTCAAAGCGGCATGATAAAGCGGATGAAAGGCCTTCACCAGCGTGGGGGATGATGGGACAACCGGAACTCCGCTGGTCACATCGGCGACCTCCAGGGCATAGACGGCCCTGCCAGTCGTCCGCGTCGTTCCAGTCGGAATGTCAGAGGGATTATAGGTCGACAGGCTTCCGACGCTGCCGCTTCCCTGTTCGGGAACGTCATAGGCTAAAGGGAACATCCAGCGATTACCGAAGCGGCTGTCCTCATAGGTGTCGTATCCTCCGCCGAAGAAGGCGACGACCTTCTGAGCCGTTCCTATCTTCATCTTGCCGAGCTGCGGCTCGCTCCAGGTTTCACCGAGCCGTTCGAAGCCAGAAGTGCCTGAATGGATGTGCCATTGCAGGGAAGGCGAAGCTGGATTGCTGACGTCCAGAGCGTAATAGGCATCCCCTCCCCGCCTCAGTCCGAACAAAATTATCACCTTGTCGTCGGAGCCGTTGTCGCTGTCGCCGTCGGCCGCCTCGGAAGGGCCGATATTTCCGTCATTATCCTTGTCGAAGATGTAGGAGACCGGCGAGGAATCGACAAAATAGGTGTGCTGGGTCGGCCGCTCGCCAAGCTCCTTTAAGTTGGGAACCACATTGTCGGGAATGAAGGCCCACGCCTCACCGCCGTCGCAGTCGCGAAAAGCATGAAGCATGCCGTCATTGGTCCCGACGTAGATCATGGTCTTGTTGACGGAGCAGTTGTTTTCGTTGGCCGTGGTAAAAGCATAATGATTGTAGTTGATGATCTGCGGTTTCGAGTGGAGGATGTCGCCCAGTATCCAGTCCAGCTTCTCGCCATTGATCTGATCGCCGTACGTTCCGTCACCGTCATCGTCGTAGGCATCATAGCCGTAGATGAAGTCGATGAGGGAATCCCTTGCCGCGTCACCGGCCACCCCCAGGTCCCCGGCGCTGACATTGGTGCTGTTGAAGAGATTGGAGCTGTCGGTCAGGTCTGTGGAGGTTCCCGTATTAGTATAGATCAGGCGCGTGGAAGGATTGCGCAGGAGCAGAATCTCGCCGGCGCCTCCTTCCTCCACGATCCCGGCGTCGGTGGTGGTGCTCCAGAAGGAAACGGCCGAGGCATTGAAGCTTCCATCTGCGAGAGTCGCTTCGACTCCGTTCTTATCGACGATGCGGTTCTGGTCGTCGATGCCGTATTTCTTCAGGTTCCCGTGCCAGGGGCGCTGTGAGATCGGCTTGAAAAACCCGAGGTAGACGCGCTCGCCGCTGTAAGTGCGGTTTTCGGGGCTGGTGGGAACGACCGGAGCGACAAAGGAGGTATCCGACTCATTTACGATATTGGCCATTGCATTGAGCAGCGCCTCGGTCAGTTCGTTTGAGTTATTGACGTGAAAATAGTCACCCCGACCGTGCGAGGCATCGGTAGCCCTTTTAAGGCGCATCACCTCGGGGGTTAGGAGCTGAATGATATGGGTCTGTATGCGCTCGGTATAATCGGTACTAATGTCCAAGTCGGTTTCGTAAAGATACTTGGTGAGGTCGTCGACGAAGCCCTGATTTCCGTCGCCGTCGAGATCCCCTATCGCCCGAGTCTTCGGGTTGTTGGTATCGGTGGCCCCGGTGGTCAGGACGATGATGAAATTCTTCTGGCAGGTATATCCGACAGGGTAGGGATAAGACACGTTGTCGCTGGCGATCTTGTTGCTGCTGTCGTTATGGCCGGTGAAATAATAGGAGACGTCGTGAAAGAGTTCGTTTACCGGCTGGTTGTTGGAACCCAGAAGAGTGATGCCGGCAATCGCGGTCTGCAGTGCGGAATAATTGGTCGGACCGTCGTCCACCGGCACGGTGCCGGGGTCATCAGGGTCGGTGAGTGCAATCTTTTGAATGGGCCGAAGCACCTTGCCCCCTGCGTTGTTGTCGCCGAAAACCATCAGCCCGAAATTCACGCTTGGACGGGCCCCCTGCACCACTTGGGCGAGGGTGTCCTTGACCATGTCGATAATATCGCCGGGGAGAGCCCAGGTCACCCCTCCGTCCGTGACGGAAGAGCCCGGTGAAGTGGGCCATGTCGGTTCAGTCGAACCTGAAGTGCCGGCGACGGAGCATTCAAAGATATAATCGGTCCCGTCGATAGCCTTCCTTATCAGGTCGCCGACCTCATAAGCAGTGTCGGCCGTCCAGGCGGGATTCGCCACCTGCCAGGTAACCTCGTTGTCTGTGACCGTGGCTCCGGAAGTGGTCGGCCAGGTCGGCTCGGTCGAACCGGAAGTGCCTCCCACGGTGCATTCATAGATGTAGTGAGTACCACTCTCAACCCGCCGGATTAAATCGCCGACGGCGTAAACCGTCTCAGCCTGCCATGCGCCGGTGGGCGTATTGATATAGTTGAGGAGGTTTCCCAGGAAAAAGTTCCCCGACTGACTGGCGGTACAGCTGCCATCGTTCTTCTTCAACGGACCGGCGAAATATCCGGTCGTCTGCAATGCGGTCTGGGCGTCGCTGCAAGTGACATCGGTGGTCACGTCATCGATATACTGTACATAATTGATGACGCCCCCGGTGGCCGTCTTGCGCTCATAAACCTTATTGTTGACATAGCTGCCCGGATAGGTTTGAACCGGATCATACACCTCTCGGCTGCCGGACTGTTCCATTCCCGCGCTGTTATCGACTACGAACAGAACATTGGGCCGAAGATATTCGGTGGTGGCGCTATAAATGGCCGAATCACCCACGAATTGATCGAGCGACGCCAGTGCGGAAACCGGAGCGGACAAGACGCTGCCGAGGCACAGCAAAAAGATCATTGAATAGCGTTTCATCGATATACTCCGTCTGCTCGGGTTTATTTTGGAACAATTCGCGAAACCTGGGATTCGACGCGGACCGTTGAATTTCTTGGACCTTGGGCCGTCACCGTGACAATGTAGTAGCGGGCCTGAAAAATGGTGGGATCCGAGCCGGTTCCCGGCGGCAGTGCGCCGCTGGTGAGGTAATCAACCTGGTTGATTTCCCCGCTTTTCAAGCCGCTGTTTCCAACGGCGATGTGGGTCGCGTAATCGCCAGTCAGGGCAACGGGAAAATCCGTTGTCGGGCGGTCGAAAATATCCTTATTGGTGTATCCGTACTCCACGGCCCTCTCGGCCGCAAAAAAAGCCTCCTTGGCCGTCCGGTAATTCCCTGATATCCCGATCTCCGAAGTCGACGTCGACAGGGCGAGAGCGCCGAGGATGCTCATCACCGCCAGCATGGTGAGAGCCAGCACCAGCGCGATTCCTCTCTGATTCCCAAGGCACCGGCAAACGGCCGAAGGCTCTCTTTTTTTAAATTCTTCAGATTCCGCCTGATGACGCATTATTGCCCCCTATCTGTTCCTCAGCATGATCACGTTCGTGATACTCCTGGTCTTGTCTCCCGCGAAGAACTGCCCCTCGCGGAAGCTGTCAGCCGTCCCCGTGATCGTCACCCGCACCGCCTTGATCTCATCCCTGTTCGAAGCGACGCCAGCGGTTGCTTCAGGGGAATCGTCCATGAGATAAGTAAGGACCAGACTCGTGATCCCGGAGGCCACTACCTGAGCCCCTTGGCTGTTTTCCCTTCTATTGACTTCTCCAGCCTCGAGGAAATACTCGATGGTGTTCGGGACATTAACAGTGTCATCTGTCAGGACGATGACGTCGCCTGACTTGAAGGTCTCATTGGCCTTGGATTCGGCTGTCAAGGCTGCGGAAAATCCCGAGAGGATGATTCTGCCGTTGACCGTATCTCTATTTGTCACAACGAATTGGGATGAAAGAGGCTGGCTCTGATTGGGAGGACGTATGATGCGCACGAAATCACCGGCCTCGAAGAGATCGACCATGGCCGCCGAGCCCACGGTGAATCGGGCCTTGTTCGCATCGCCGCCGGGAGGCGAGGGCTGGGGGATGACGTACTCCTCGCTCGCAGGGGTCACGGTCGTATCATCGTCGATCCGGAGCGACCGGCCGGCGGCCGAGGCCGTCCGGATCGTGAAGCGGTCGCCCGTAACCGGATTACTTGGGGCATTGGAAATAGGAGTGTTGCCCATGGGGACCATGAACCCTGCCATCCGGATATCCCTGGCGATGTGGTCCATGGCGATGCGGAGGTTCTGCTGCAGCTCCACGACCTCATCCTGTGTGTAAGCGGAGTCTCTGGTATTTCGATAGAGACTCATGATGGCCATAGTCACCAGGCCCATCATTGCCATTACGATGAGAATCTCGACCAGAGTGAATCCTCGCTCCTCCCTTTTTTGAGAATTCCTTTTCATACCAGCCTCTTGAACCCGACGAGGGTAATCGAACGATTACTGTTTCCCGAATCTATTCCGGTGACGACAACGGTAATCTGAGTCAGGTTGGTCACGCCATTGGCATTGGCCACGACGGAATAGGTAGCGCTGTAGGTGCCGGCGGTGCCAAATGTTCTTGTGCTCTGCACCCCGGCGGTTTCGGGGAAGAAATCCCACAGATTTCCGGATGAGGAGCTATTCAGAACCGGGGTATCGACATCCCAGGCCAGAATCTCCTCCATGATTCCTTCTGTCAGGGCGGTCGCGGCGGTAAGGGTATTCGAGTCCGAGTTGGTCCCGATAGCGGTAATTTGCATCCCGGCCACCGCAAGCAGACTGATGGCCAAGATCGTAATCGCCACCAGCATTTCAGCCAGAGTGAAACCTTTTTCACATTTTATGAGATTGCCCATTTCCTCATCCTTTTGAAGGATCATGCTGTCACAGAAGGGACCCAGCAAATTATGTGCCGGAATAACTTGCGACTCTAACTGTTTTGAATGATAAGAGTTATTTATTCCGGTCAGGACCAAAAGTCAGCGAACCACGCAATTTTTGCGCAGATTCAGAGAATCCATCGATTCATTCGATTCCATATTCCTTCATCTTGTACAAAAGAGCGCGGAGACTGACTTCAAGAAGCCTGGCCGCCTGGGTCCTGTTCCCGCCGGTCACCGAAAGAGCCTTACGGATATACTCCCGCTCCAGCCGCATGGAGGCCTGCTTGAGAGAGTATTCTCCGTTTGCTTCCCTCTCCCGCCGGCGGACTTCCCACGGAAGTGCTGAGCTCTCGATCACCGCATCGCGGCAGAAGATCAGAGTTTTCTCCAGGAAGTTTTCCAGCTCTCGGATATTCCCCGGCCAATGATAGCTCCGCAGGATTTCCAGGGCATCGGGGGCCAGGGAAGGAACGGAACGCTTCTCGCGAGTGGCAATTTTGCGGAGGAAATGCTCGGCCAGAGGCGCGATATCCTCTCTCCTGTCCCTCAGGGAAGGAAGGTGCAGTTCAACGACATTCAGACGATAATAGAGATCCTCACGGAATCGCCCATGGTCAACCTCCTCCCGCAAATCCCTGGCGGTGGCAGCCAGCATCCTGACATCGATTTTGCGGGGTCGGGTCTCGCCGACGCGGCGCACCTCCCCTTCCTGCAGAACGCGCAGCAGCTTGGGCTGAAGCTCCAGCGGCAGCTCACCGATCTCGTCCAGGAACATCACTCCCCCGTCGGCAGCCCCGAAGAGCCCCTGCTGTTCCTGTTCGGCGCCGGTGAAGGCACCCCGGGCGTGTCCGAAGAGTTCGCTCTCCATCAGGCTGGCGGTTATGGCGCTGCAGTTGACGGCAAAGAACGGTTTTTTCCTGCGGTTCCCTTCGGCATGAAGCGCCCGGGCAATCAGTTCCTTCCCGGTACCTGTTTCCCCGGTG carries:
- a CDS encoding ParM/StbA family protein; amino-acid sequence: MEIIGIDIGFGFTKATNGRESLVFKSVLGEATELQFREQILVDAADEEHLQVEVDGKSYFVGELAERQSNVRFFTLDQAQFISSFAKSLALSAAARLVGGYIPVNLVTGLPIGHYRQHKDELARILQGEHKVAVTGADGKREEKTVNVNKVRVIPQPFGSLFNMMLNDLGDLGDKRLVREKIGIIDVGFRTSDYTVSDKMRYSERGSRTTDSGIARAFTVIATKLREKSGVNVELYRLYEAVDRGSIKIRGKEYDLKGITEQVFGQLASAVANEVDRLWVDDWDMDTVVITGGGGAVLAKYLQPLLHGHVTPVDPAKDARLFNVQGYWKFGKHLWAKGQVPAPQGS
- a CDS encoding DUF1015 domain-containing protein, giving the protein MAKIVPFRALRYNPAKIGNPERVMAPPYDVISPTLQEELYRRDPHNVVRLILGKTGEGDSETDNRYTRAAADFRKWQEEGVLVRDSEPSLYLYDQEYPLEDGETVVRKGFMALTRIEDFSSGVVKPHEKTLAGPKTDRLHLTKACSANFSPIFSLYSDPCCVLESLTRKEKERGPDLEVTDDDGVKHRLWRVTDSGIQQKAQDLLDSKPLFIADGHHRYETAINYRNHMRENHPGYTGKELFNYVLMYFANMEDQGMLIFPTHRLLFNLTDFSLPPFLNALEEFFEVETWTIDPRDPEARREARRILQEKGEGRHVLSLFAGGETLYFLILRDESIMDRFFDEKAPKALRTLDVSILHRLILENLLNITPEAQEQQTNLKYVKNFDDPFELVQDGEFQLAFLMNATRMSEVRDVANAGEKMPQKSTYFYPKLLTGLVINKIAEGEKAE
- a CDS encoding prepilin-type N-terminal cleavage/methylation domain-containing protein; amino-acid sequence: MKKQVGFTLIEVIIAMAIIGILAALATPPFLDWMRNAQYKEAARNVASMLRDARARAISQNLEHEVAFDLASNNYMLRRGNKAYGTRIYASYPGDWTIIFSGIEVPEVVDLKGEIGCTEDASTNYKLQFNPNGSAGGTGWYVCILDNNGNNKFRTGIASTTTGRITIERWQGSSWQ
- a CDS encoding Ig domain-containing protein, which translates into the protein MTIRWMRNGELLEGQMQAILPAHNFVKGDTIAVAVESEDRQSQASITILNSPPEVISIPFANPFVVCGTDIVAEPEAVDEDGDSVYFRYAWSINGEEVIGNDSPLLSADSFCKGDRIALEVVPYDEDGPGKAFRGKGFVIPNSPPAFVSTPPLQFKERIYAYEARAADPDGDRLAYSLESAPSGMTIDNAIGDIRWPIEAGSAGEHHVRIAARDEEGMNAFQEFTLSLEIAAQEEN
- a CDS encoding pilus assembly protein produces the protein MKRYSMIFLLCLGSVLSAPVSALASLDQFVGDSAIYSATTEYLRPNVLFVVDNSAGMEQSGSREVYDPVQTYPGSYVNNKVYERKTATGGVINYVQYIDDVTTDVTCSDAQTALQTTGYFAGPLKKNDGSCTASQSGNFFLGNLLNYINTPTGAWQAETVYAVGDLIRRVESGTHYIYECTVGGTSGSTEPTWPTTSGATVTDNEVTWQVANPAWTADTAYEVGDLIRKAIDGTDYIFECSVAGTSGSTEPTWPTSPGSSVTDGGVTWALPGDIIDMVKDTLAQVVQGARPSVNFGLMVFGDNNAGGKVLRPIQKIALTDPDDPGTVPVDDGPTNYSALQTAIAGITLLGSNNQPVNELFHDVSYYFTGHNDSSNKIASDNVSYPYPVGYTCQKNFIIVLTTGATDTNNPKTRAIGDLDGDGNQGFVDDLTKYLYETDLDISTDYTERIQTHIIQLLTPEVMRLKRATDASHGRGDYFHVNNSNELTEALLNAMANIVNESDTSFVAPVVPTSPENRTYSGERVYLGFFKPISQRPWHGNLKKYGIDDQNRIVDKNGVEATLADGSFNASAVSFWSTTTDAGIVEEGGAGEILLLRNPSTRLIYTNTGTSTDLTDSSNLFNSTNVSAGDLGVAGDAARDSLIDFIYGYDAYDDDGDGTYGDQINGEKLDWILGDILHSKPQIINYNHYAFTTANENNCSVNKTMIYVGTNDGMLHAFRDCDGGEAWAFIPDNVVPNLKELGERPTQHTYFVDSSPVSYIFDKDNDGNIGPSEAADGDSDNGSDDKVIILFGLRRGGDAYYALDVSNPASPSLQWHIHSGTSGFERLGETWSEPQLGKMKIGTAQKVVAFFGGGYDTYEDSRFGNRWMFPLAYDVPEQGSGSVGSLSTYNPSDIPTGTTRTTGRAVYALEVADVTSGVPVVPSSPTLVKAFHPLYHAALKYDYAFASDIAVLDTDFNGLIDRLYVGNTGGQIWRFDVGNTDKTTWTQKPIFWDYSGAKFFYRPSVTFEHGYTFLFFGTGDREHPLNTGTVNRFYAFKDRNYADMKWYTDSNFKDVTLNELQIDTTSAETIDDILNGNDGLNNATNLGWYIRLNRRPGEKVLASPLAFNKVAYFTTYTPNSSLSVDPCEPGNLGVSRLYAVDYKTGEAVLNFANADTPDTNNDLEDTDNNRRALSKDGKVLRRDDREITLGVGIPSGLVVLMPPSGDAKLLIGCGGGLCSEDPVTGGTIVPIYWLSW
- a CDS encoding PilX N-terminal domain-containing pilus assembly protein, which gives rise to MRHQAESEEFKKREPSAVCRCLGNQRGIALVLALTMLAVMSILGALALSTSTSEIGISGNYRTAKEAFFAAERAVEYGYTNKDIFDRPTTDFPVALTGDYATHIAVGNSGLKSGEINQVDYLTSGALPPGTGSDPTIFQARYYIVTVTAQGPRNSTVRVESQVSRIVPK
- a CDS encoding PilW family protein produces the protein MKRNSQKREERGFTLVEILIVMAMMGLVTMAIMSLYRNTRDSAYTQDEVVELQQNLRIAMDHIARDIRMAGFMVPMGNTPISNAPSNPVTGDRFTIRTASAAGRSLRIDDDTTVTPASEEYVIPQPSPPGGDANKARFTVGSAAMVDLFEAGDFVRIIRPPNQSQPLSSQFVVTNRDTVNGRIILSGFSAALTAESKANETFKSGDVIVLTDDTVNVPNTIEYFLEAGEVNRRENSQGAQVVASGITSLVLTYLMDDSPEATAGVASNRDEIKAVRVTITGTADSFREGQFFAGDKTRSITNVIMLRNR
- a CDS encoding prepilin-type N-terminal cleavage/methylation domain-containing protein — encoded protein: MGNLIKCEKGFTLAEMLVAITILAISLLAVAGMQITAIGTNSDSNTLTAATALTEGIMEEILAWDVDTPVLNSSSSGNLWDFFPETAGVQSTRTFGTAGTYSATYSVVANANGVTNLTQITVVVTGIDSGNSNRSITLVGFKRLV